Below is a window of Pelagicoccus albus DNA.
TTGCGGACGACCTTGCCCTCTTTCTCAGGTTTCTCTGGCAGATAAAGTCCAGACGAAAGCCGGTCAAACCCGATAAACGGATAATCGCCCTGAATGGCAGCCTTGCCGTTCGATAATTGGCATAAGGACATGACCAGTCCTGCAAAGATTACAAACAATGCTCTAAATCTCATATTCACTCCCCTTTTCCATTCCCTAGTCACCATGTGTTCCTTCTGGATACGGAATGCTGACCGACTCAAACACTTGGCCTAACAATTCCAATTCTGCGAACGTTATCTCAAATTCAGATTTCATGGCAAGTTCCGGGGCTAGAACAGAGAAATGCGAGCTGTCGCCAACCGTTTCCCCCGTAGCCTCACTTGCCACCGCCTGGAAGAGCAAAGGCTGCTCGCTACCAGCCACCTCAGCAACAGCGGCAATCGCAGGAGCTGCAATCCGAATAAAGTTCTCAGCCTCGCCATCGAGTACATAGAGGTCTACCTTTCCCCCATCAGCATCCGGTGCGATTTCGATTTGGAAAGCATGATCGCCTAGCATCCCCAAGGCTCCACCGTGTGGCGCGTGATGAACATGTTCGTGGCCCACCTCGTGATCGTGGTCGTGGTCGTGTCCACCGCCGCAACCCGTAAAAAGGTGCATTGTGCCCGCAGTCCCGAGCAAAGCCAGCATTCGTAGTATATTTCTCATTACAAGATTCCCTATTATTATAAGTGTTTTGTCACATCCACAGTATAGGCCTTCAAAGCAGGAGCGAGACCGGCTAAGAAGCCAATTACAAGTACGCCCAGAGGGACTGCCCAAAATGCAGGATTAGGGGCGAATAATTCGAGCATAACACCGGCTCGTTCTCTCACAAACTCCGCGAGGGCGAAGCCTGCCGTCAGATACAATAGGAAGCCTCCCAACAAACCCAGAATGGCAATCCCGAGTGACTCCAAAGTTGCAATACTAAAGACAACCCGACGGCGTGCCCCTAGGGCTCGCCAGACTGCGATATCCCGCTGACGTTCGCTCATCGAGTTGTAGAGCGTAGCCGTTACCCCGGCTGCAGCAATGATCGCCACCAAGACAGCGATCGCCCGCAGGGCTAGGTCAAACCAGCCGAGCTTGTTGAACAGCCGCAATACGCTCTGGCTTGCGGGCCAAGCGAGAGTCATCCGATCTCCTTGCTTGTTGTAAAGCATATCGAGCTGAAATCCCGCCGCGCGGGCTCCGGGATGAAATTTCAAAAGCGTGGCGCTGACCGAGTTTGCAGCAGCCGCCGCGTGGCCGCTCATGTTCTGAATCCCTGCTACGGGAATCCAAATAACCCGGTCTGCTGGCGTACCGGTTGGCTCTAAAACTCCGACCACAGTGTACAGCTCCGCGTGACGAGCATTCACGTCGTATTGTAAACCATGATACGGGTGGAAAGTGTCCCCTTCCCCTATTTGCAATTGCTTAGCCGCTTGGCTACCAACCACAGCTTCTAATTTACCTGCAGCGAAGACGCGCCCAGTGTCCGCGATCTCGAAACCTTGACCTTCTCGATATTCGTGGTCCTGCAAATACTCCGGAACAGTGCCCACTAACCTAACACCTCTATAGTTGTCTCCCACCGCGATTGGATAAGCTTCGGCAATCACCGGGTTGGCCTTGATCTGCTCGTAATCGCTCCAACGCATCAGACCGGGGGAATCGTCCAAGTGGTAGAGAGCATTCAAAACAATTTGCAGCTTGGAACCGCGCGGTCCAAGTACCGCGTCAAAGCCGCCATCCGCAGCCGCAAAGCTCCTCTCCGCTTCAGCCTTGAAGCCCCAAACAAGTAAGAGCAGGCAGACCGAAAGGGCCATCGAACCGGCAGTGACCGAGCTGCTGAGAGCCCGGTTCTTCAATCCTTTGAGGGCGATTCGTAACGGACTCACAGCTTAGCCTCCCCTGCGTTGGACAAGACCCTGTTGAGCTCCCGAAAATCCACTCTCGACTCGAACCGCTCCACAACGGATCGGTCATGACTCACCAGAAGCAGCGAAGCTCCGTTTTCCTCGCATAGTTCGCGCAGCAAATCGATGGCGAGCTTCCCCGTTTCCTCGTCGAGGCTACCAGTTGGCTCATCAGCCAAAACGAGACGAGGACGGTTGGCCAAAGCGCGAGCGATCGCGACTCGCTGCTGCTGTCCGACCGACAACTGCGACGCTCGATAGTCGATACGCTCGCCTAAGCCCACACGCATGAGAAGAGACTTGGCGAAGGCTCTATCGACCTTCGCGCCAAAGGACATCCCTAGTTCCACGTTTTCAAGGCACGAGAAATCACGCATCAGATGGAAGCTCTGAAAAACATAGCCGATCGTGCGCGCTCTGTACTGATCTCGCGCAGCTTCTCCAAGCTCCGAGACCACAGTGTCCTTAACACAAATCCGTCCTTTGCTGGCCGGCAGGATTCCCGCAATCAGATGCAAAAAAGTGGTTTTGCCGCATCCGCTTGGCCCTTTCAGCGCCATCTGTTCACCCGCTTCGAGCGAGAAACGATCTACGGCCAATATTGCCCGTTCCCCGCCGTCCGCCTCGGCGTAAGACTTCTCCAAATCCGCTATTTCCAACAAAGCCATAGTCTTCCCTCCAGAATACGCACGAAGCT
It encodes the following:
- a CDS encoding ABC transporter permease; amino-acid sequence: MSPLRIALKGLKNRALSSSVTAGSMALSVCLLLLVWGFKAEAERSFAAADGGFDAVLGPRGSKLQIVLNALYHLDDSPGLMRWSDYEQIKANPVIAEAYPIAVGDNYRGVRLVGTVPEYLQDHEYREGQGFEIADTGRVFAAGKLEAVVGSQAAKQLQIGEGDTFHPYHGLQYDVNARHAELYTVVGVLEPTGTPADRVIWIPVAGIQNMSGHAAAAANSVSATLLKFHPGARAAGFQLDMLYNKQGDRMTLAWPASQSVLRLFNKLGWFDLALRAIAVLVAIIAAAGVTATLYNSMSERQRDIAVWRALGARRRVVFSIATLESLGIAILGLLGGFLLYLTAGFALAEFVRERAGVMLELFAPNPAFWAVPLGVLVIGFLAGLAPALKAYTVDVTKHL
- a CDS encoding ABC transporter ATP-binding protein, with translation MALLEIADLEKSYAEADGGERAILAVDRFSLEAGEQMALKGPSGCGKTTFLHLIAGILPASKGRICVKDTVVSELGEAARDQYRARTIGYVFQSFHLMRDFSCLENVELGMSFGAKVDRAFAKSLLMRVGLGERIDYRASQLSVGQQQRVAIARALANRPRLVLADEPTGSLDEETGKLAIDLLRELCEENGASLLLVSHDRSVVERFESRVDFRELNRVLSNAGEAKL